The Glycine soja cultivar W05 chromosome 3, ASM419377v2, whole genome shotgun sequence genome window below encodes:
- the LOC114407498 gene encoding DEAD-box ATP-dependent RNA helicase 3, chloroplastic-like produces MASIIGVSSIYQTPSLELYQRPNTAASTSSVRLQCLDSKSHFNNVLRAHQRHSTGPGLKPTPTTFVPSAVATPNSSLLSEEAFKGLGRDFDEFDHASDSDSAAESVHPDELDISKLDLPSRLVESLQSRGITQLFPIQRAVLVPALEGRDIIARAKTGTGKTLAFGIPIIKGLTEDEHAPSHRRSGRLPRFLVLAPTRELAKQVEKEIKESAPYLSTVCVYGGVSYVTQQGALSRGVDVVVGTPGRIIDLINGNSLKLSEVQYLVLDEADQMLAVGFEEDVEMILENLPAQRQSMLFSATMPSWVKKLARKYLNNPLTIDLVGDEEEKLAEGIKLYAIAATATSKRTILSDLVTVYAKGGKTIVFTQTKRDADEVSLSLTNSIMSEALHGDISQHQRERTLNGFRQGKFTVLVATDVAARGLDIPNVDLIIHYELPNDPETFVHRSGRTGRAGKQGNAILLYTSSQRRTVRSLERDVGCKFEFVSAPAMEEVLESSAEQVVATLGGVHPESVQFFTPTAQRLIEEQGTSALAAALAQLSGFSRPPSSRSLITHEQGWITLQLTRDSDSRRYFSARSITGFLSDVYPAAADEVGKIHLIADEKVQGAVFDLPEEIAKELLNRDIPPGNTVSKITKLPSLQDDGPPSDFYGRFSDRDRSSRRGSTSRGGFSSRGGSASRDRRGFKSSRGWDVEDSNDDFGDQSSRRGGRNFKTGNSWSRAAGKSSGDDWLIGGGRRSSRPSSSDRFGGTCFNCGESGHRASDCPNVSNRRSFF; encoded by the exons ATGGCTTCTATCATAGGCGTTTCCTCCATTTACCAAACACCTTCTCTCGAACTATACCAGAGGCCAAATACTGCTGCCTCCACTTCCTCCGTTAGGTTGCAATGTTTAGACTCCAAGTCTCACTTCAACAACGTCCTCCGAGCCCACCAACGCCACTCCACTGGGCCGGGCCTCAAGCCCACACCGACTACTTTCGTCCCCTCCGCCGTCGCCACGCCCAATTCCTCCCTCCTCAGCGAAGAAGCCTTCAAAGGACTTGGCCGCGACTTCGACGAATTCGACCACGCCTCCGATTCCGACTCCGCCGCCGAATCCGTTCACCCCGACGAGCTTGACATTTCCAAGCTCGACTTGCCCTCGCGCCTCGTCGAGTCTCTCCAGAGCCGTGGAATTACTCAACTTTTCCCCATTCAG AGAGCGGTGTTAGTACCTGCACTAGAAGGTAGAGATATCATTGCGCGAGCCAAGACCGGTACCGGAAAGACGTTAGCGTTCGGAATTCCTATTATTAAAGGCCTCACTGAAGATGAACACGCACCTTCTCACAG GAGGTCTGGTAGGCTTCCGAGATTTTTGGTGCTTGCGCCTACGAGAGAGTTGGCGAAGCAAGTGGAGAAGGAGATAAAGGAATCTGCGCCTTACCTGAGCACTGTTTGTGTTTACGGTGGTGTTTCTTATGTTACTCAGCAGGGTGCGCTTTCGCGTGGTGTTGACGTGGTGGTTGGGACACCAGGGAGAATAATTGACTTGATAAACGGGAACAGCCTTAAGCTCAGTGAGGTTCAGTATTTGGTTCTCGATGAAGCGGACCAGATGCTTGCTGTTGGGTTTGAGGAAGACGTGGAAATGATTCTAGAGAATCTTCCAGCTCAAAGGCAGAGCATGCTTTTCTCTGCTACCATGCCCAGTTGGGTGAAGAAGTTGGCGAGAAAATATTTGAACAATCCACTCACAATTGATTTG gtTGGTGATGAAGAGGAAAAGCTTGCTGAAGGGATAAAACTTTATGCTATAGCAGCCACTGCCACTTCAAAGCGGACAATTCTTTCTGATCTTGTAACT GTTTACGCAAAGGGTGGGAAGACTATAGTTTTTACACAGACAAAAAGAGATGCTGATGAAGTATCATTGTCATTAACAAATAGTATAATGTCTGAAGCACTGCATGGTGATATATCTCAGCATCAGAGAGAGAGAACACTGAATGGTTTCCGTCAAGGAAAATTCACAGTGCTTGTTGCCACTGATGTTGCAGCTCGTGGACTGGATATTCCCAATGTTGATTTG ATTATCCATTATGAGCTTCCCAATGATCCTGAGACTTTTGTGCATCGCTCTGGTCGTACTGGGCGTGCTGGAAAACAAGGTAATGCCATTCTTCTGTACACCAGTAGCCAGAGGAGAACAGTTAGATCCCTCGAACGTGATGTCGGATGCAAGTTTGAATTTGTTAGTGCACCGGCTATGGAAGAGGTTTTGGAGTCATCTGCTGAGCAGGTTGTTGCCACACTTGGTGGAGTTCATCCTGAGTCTGTTCAGTTTTTCACCCCAACTGCACAGAGACTGATCGAAGAACAAGGAACAAGTGCCCTTGCAGCTGCACTCGCACAACTGAGTGGATTTTCCCGACCACCATCATCCCGGTCTCTTATCACCCATGAACAG GGATGGATTACATTGCAACTAACTCGAGATTCAGATAGTAGAAGATATTTTTCAGCAAGATCAATCACTGGGTTTCTTTCTGATGTTTATCCTGCAGCTGCTGATGAAGTTGGAAAAATCCATTTAATTGCAGATGAAAAG GTTCAAGGAGCTGTTTTTGATCTTCCTGAGGAGATTGCTAAAGAATTACTTAATAGGGACATACCACCTGGAAACACCGTTTCCAAGATCACCAAG CTACCTTCTTTGCAAGATGATGGGCCTCCAAGTGATTTCTATGGGAGGTTCTCTGACAGAGATAGAAGTAGCCGAAGAGGTTCTACTTCTAGGGGAGGTTTTAGTTCTAGGGGAGGTTCCGCTTCTAGGGACCGGAGAGGTTTTAAATCCTCACGGGGCTGGGATGTGGAAGACTCCAATGATGACTTTGGTGATCAATCCAGTAGGAGAGGTGGTAGAAATTTTAAAACTGGCAACAGCTGGTCTCGAGCAGCAGGTAAAAGCAGTGGCGATGATTGGCTAATTGGAGGTGGTAGACGATCAAGCAGGCCTTCATCATCAGACAG ATTTGGAGGGACCTGTTTTAATTGCGGGGAATCTGGGCATCGTGCATCAGATTGTCCAAACGTTTCAAACAGACGAAGCTTTTTTTAA
- the LOC114407501 gene encoding uncharacterized protein LOC114407501, whose product MPMISNNQKGSFNMNPLFRSDSFGHYYPEAEHSYTMMEKRQLFLRSYQFCRKKSLKERVKGSLVRVKKVLWLRLRSAKKLRRLFFSRIRIKCGFYYRRRRFSRLLSAHNRKIDSSSCLW is encoded by the coding sequence ATGCCCATGATTAGTAATAATCAAAAGGGTAGCTTTAACATGAATCCGTTATTTAGGAGTGATTCTTTTGGGCATTACTACCCTGAGGCTGAACACAGTTACACTATGATGGAGAAGAGGCAATTGTTCCTCAGAAGCTATCAGTTCTGTAGAAAGAAGAGCCTCAAAGAGAGAGTCAAAGGGTCTTTGGTTCGTGTCAAGAAGGTTCTGTGGCTGAGGCTAAGATCTGCTAAGAAACTCAGAAGGTTGTTTTTTTCCAGAATCAGAATCAAATGCGGCTTCTATTACCGGAGGAGAAGGTTTTCACGCCTTCTCAGTGCCCATAACCGCAAAATAGACTCTTCCTCTTGTTTATGGTAG
- the LOC114407499 gene encoding cytochrome P450 72A68-like, protein MEEASCVCLVVILILALTLAWRVLNWLWLRPKRLERLLREQGLQGNPYRLLVGDLKEIMNMQKEVTSKPMNLSHDIVPRVFSFLQHTLNTHGKNSFIWFGRKPRVIITEPELIKDVLNKMHDFPKPDTSPLVKLLATGLLNHEGEKWNKHRRIISPAFNLEKLKNMLPIFYKSCNDLIIKWEEMLSSDGSCEIDVWPFLQNLSSDAIARTAFGSSYEEGRKIFQLLKEQAELAMKAIMKLYIPGWRFLPTANHRRMKEIDREIKASLTDMISNREKALKAGEATENDLLGILLESNHKETEEHGNSKNVGMSLEDVIEECKLFYFAGQETTSALLVWTMVLLSRYPDWQARAREEVLQVFGKQKPNFDGLSHLKIVSMILNEVLRLYPPAVGLNRNVDRDMKLGNLSLPAGVQVSLPTTMVHHDRELWGDDVNEFKPERFSEGVLKATNGRVSFFPFGWGPRICIGQNFSLLEAKMALSTILQHFSFELSPAYAHAPVTVFTLQPQYGAHVILRKVEI, encoded by the exons ATGGAAGAAGCATCATGTGTATGCTTAGTTGTCATACTGATACTTGCTCTAACATTGGCATGGAGGGTGCTGAACTGGTTATGGCTAAGGCCAAAGAGGTTAGAGAGGCTCCTAAGAGAGCAAGGCCTTCAAGGAAATCCCTACAGGCTTTTGGTTGGGGATTTAAAGGAGATTATGAATATGCAAAAGGAAGTCACATCCAAACCCATGAATCTCTCCCATGATATAGTGCCTCGTGTCTTTTCCTTTCTCCAACACACTCTCAACACACATG GCAAGAATTCTTTTATTTGGTTTGGGCGAAAACCAAGGGTGATCATCACAGAGCCTGAGTTaatcaaagatgtacttaataAGATGCATGATTTCCCAAAGCCTGACACGAGTCCGCTTGTCAAGTTACTTGCTACTGGTCTTTTAAACCATGAGGGAGAAAAATGGAACAAGCACAGAAGAATAATTAGCCCTGCattcaatttagaaaaattgaag AATATGTTACCAATATTCTACAAAAGTTGCAATGATTTAATTATCAAGTGGGAGGAAATGTTGTCTTCTGATGGATCATGTGAAATTGACGTATGGCCTTTCCTTCAAAATTTATCTAGTGATGCTATTGCTCGAACAGCATTTGGAAGTAGttatgaagaaggaagaaaaatatttcaacttctaaaagAGCAAGCAGAACTTGCAATGAAAGCTATAATGAAACTTTACATCCCTGGATGGAG ATTTCTACCTACTGCTAACCATAGGAGGATGAAGGAAATTGATAGAGAAATAAAAGCTTCACTTACAGATATGATTAGCAACAGAGAGAAAGCACTAAAGGCGGGTGAGGCTACCGAGAATGACTTGTTAGGTATACTTTTGGAGTCAAATCACAAGGAAACTGAAGAACATGGAAACAGTAAGAATGTTGGAATGAGTCTTGAGGATGTAATCGAGGAATGCAAGCTATTCTACTTCGCAGGGCAAGAGACCACTTCAGCTTTACTTGTTTGGACCATGGTGTTGTTAAGTAGGTACCCTGATTGGCAAGCACGTGCGAGGGAGGAAGTTTTACAAGTATTTGGCAaacaaaaaccaaattttgATGGGCTAAGTCACCTTAAGATT GTCAGCATGATTTTGAATGAGGTTCTTAGGCTATACCCACCAGCAGTTGGCCTTAATAGAAATGTTGACAGAGATATGAAACTCGGAAACCTATCATTACCTGCTGGAGTGCAAGTTTCCTTACCAACAACTATGGTTCACCATGACCGCGAACTCTGGGGTGATGATGTGAATGAATTCAAACCTGAGAGATTTTCTGAAGGAGTTCTGAAGGCCACAAATGGCAGAGTTTCATTTTTTCCATTTGGATGGGGTCCTAGAATATGCATTGGACAAAACTTTTCCTTGTTGGAGGCAAAGATGGCTTTGTCAACGATTTTACAACATTTCTCATTTGAACTTTCTCCAGCTTATGCTCATGCTCCTGTTACAGTATTTACTCTTCAGCCCCAATATGGTGCTCATGTCATTTTACGTAaagttgaaatataa
- the LOC114407500 gene encoding transmembrane protein 184A-like, with protein MGFLVPLFFHIVAFICTIAAIALAVLHIYRHLLNYTEPTYQRYIVRIIFMVPVYALMSFLSLVIPDSSIYFNSIREVYEAWVIYNFLSLCLAWVGGPGAVVISLSGRVLKPSFCLMTCCFPPIPLDGRFIRKCKQGCLQFVILKPILVVVTLILYAKGKYKDGNFNPKQSYLYLTIIYMISYTMALYVLALFYVACKDLLQPFNPVPKFIIIKSVVFLTYWQGVLFFLAAKSGFIEDADEAALLQNFIICVEMLVAAVGHFYAFPYKEYAGANIGGSRGLTASLGHALKLNDFYHDTVHQFAPTYHEYVLYNHSEGEEGTKKYRSRTFVPIGPEMDSVRRNKHMFGNKLDDIQLSSLSYSTSSTPSNSGSMPDASNSDATNSSLLVDMSNSVSEPYDLTLIDLDVSSYPEEVPAADKAGGR; from the exons ATGGGGTTTCTGGTTCCGCTTTTCTTCCACATCGTCGCTTTCATTTGCACCATTGCAGCTATCGCTTTGGCCGTTCTTCACATTTACAGGCACCTTCTCAATTACACCGAGCCCACTTATCAGCGTTACATCGTTCGGATTATTTTCATGGTCCCG GTTTATGCACTAATGTCATTCTTGTCCCTTGTAATACCTGACAGTTCAATCTATTTTAATTCTATCCGGGAAGT CTATGAAGCTTgggtaatttataattttctatcACTGTGTCTGGCATGGGTTGGTGGTCCTGGAGCTGTTGTAATAAGTTTGAGTGGTCGAGTTCTGAAGCCATCATTTTGTCTGATGACTTGTTGCTTTCCTCCTATACCGCTGGATGG GCGTTTCATACGTAAATGCAAGCAAGGATGTCTGCAATTTGTGATTTTGAAGCCCATTTTAGTTGTTGTTACACTTATACTTTATGCAAAGGGGAAGTATAAGGATGGAAATTTCAATCCAAAGCAGTCATACTTGTATCTTACGATCATTTATATGATCTCATATACAATGGCTCTCTATGTGCTTGCTTTGTTTTATGTGGCATGCAAGGATCTGCTTCAACCATTCAATCCAGTTCCGaagtttattataataaaatctgTTGTATTCCTGACTTATTGGCAG GGCGTGTTATTCTTCCTTGCTGCAAAGTCGGGATTCATTGAGGATGCTGATGAAGCTGCCCTACttcaaaattttatcatttgtgtTGAGATGCTTGTTGCTGCCGTAGGCCACTTTTATGCATTTCCATACAAAGAATATGCTGGTGCTAATATAGGTGGATCCCGTGGTTTGACAGCTAGCCTTGGGCATGCTTTGAAGTTAAATGATTTTTACCATGATACAGTCCACCAG TTTGCACCAACCTATCACGAATATGTTCTTTATAATCACAGCGAAGGTGAGGAGGGAACTAAGAAGTACAGGTCACGAACTTTTGTTCCAATTGGCCCAGAGATGGATTCTGTGAGAAGAAATAAACATATGTTTGGAAACAAGTTAGATGACATACAGCTCTCAAGTTTGTCTTATTCTACCAGTAGCACTCCTTCAAATTCTGGTTCCATGCCTGATGCTTCAAATTCTGATGCAACTAATTCTTCATTGCTTGTGGATATGTCAAATTCTGTTTCAGAACCATACGACTTGACCCTCATTGACTTGGATGTATCCAGTTACCCTGAAGAAGTTCCTGCGGCTGATAAAGCTGGTGGTAGGTGA